From the genome of Candidatus Nitrosocosmicus oleophilus, one region includes:
- a CDS encoding 4Fe-4S dicluster domain-containing protein, translating to MPIDPDFPANHQVIGKIKTSDDEHFHYLWGPGSLKEAAENPEVKEAFQAKGEEIGPLGVSGTMVAVDWDSCVADGACIEACPVQVFQWYRTEHDVSAKEAVNEVFEGTGSSVKEERKDYTDKADPIREHDCIWCMACVSVCPPQAIKVDQAALEFHEKASGTFNEELSKGSAPPPHAH from the coding sequence ATGCCAATCGATCCAGATTTTCCAGCAAATCATCAAGTAATTGGAAAGATAAAAACGTCAGACGATGAACATTTTCACTATTTATGGGGTCCAGGTTCACTAAAAGAGGCAGCAGAAAATCCAGAAGTTAAAGAAGCATTTCAAGCAAAAGGAGAAGAGATAGGGCCTTTAGGTGTAAGTGGAACTATGGTAGCAGTCGACTGGGACTCGTGTGTAGCGGATGGAGCATGTATTGAAGCATGTCCTGTACAAGTTTTTCAATGGTACAGAACTGAACATGACGTATCAGCTAAAGAGGCAGTAAATGAAGTATTTGAAGGCACTGGTTCTTCAGTTAAAGAAGAAAGAAAAGACTACACAGATAAAGCAGATCCAATCAGAGAACACGATTGCATTTGGTGTATGGCATGTGTGTCGGTATGTCCACCTCAAGCAATTAAGGTAGATCAAGCCGCATTGGAATTCCACGAAAAAGCATCAGGAACATTTAACGAAGAATTATCAAAAGGTAGTGCACCACCACCTCACGCACACTAA
- the glyA gene encoding serine hydroxymethyltransferase gives MILNAKEIQDNILKLIKEHHDWFNNSIPLIASENIPSPAVREAVASDFGNRYAEGWPGERVYAGCTFIDKVENICNDLARSVFKAEFADCRATSGVVANLAIYSAFSNPGDTMIASSIPTGGHISHGKKEHSGTAGLVHGLTIEHFPFSKENMTIDVELTKKKIDTMISEGKGPKIAMFGGSLFLFPHPVKELSEFLHERNVYINYDGAHVAGLIAGGQFQDPLREGVDSMTMSSHKTLWGPQGGIIVSVEKYSDPIKKAIFPGNTSSHHLHHVAGKAVALAESLEFGEEYAKQVIKNAKMLAYSLANHGFNVLGEKRGYTESHQLAVDVSNYGDGGTIEKDLEKCNIILNRQLLPGDIKEGRNYFHPSGVRIGVPEVTRLGMKEDEMQEIATFIKKVVIDKQDIPKVLQNVTEFKKNFQKVHYAFDNETSAYQYIQLVNKKE, from the coding sequence ATGATATTGAATGCAAAAGAAATTCAGGATAACATTCTAAAATTAATTAAAGAACATCACGACTGGTTCAATAACTCCATTCCCCTCATAGCAAGTGAAAACATCCCCAGTCCAGCAGTCAGGGAAGCTGTAGCGTCTGATTTTGGAAATAGATATGCTGAGGGGTGGCCTGGAGAAAGGGTATATGCAGGCTGCACTTTTATAGACAAAGTTGAAAATATTTGCAATGATTTAGCAAGATCGGTATTTAAAGCTGAATTTGCAGATTGTAGAGCAACATCTGGGGTTGTCGCAAATTTGGCAATATATTCTGCATTTTCAAATCCTGGAGACACTATGATAGCATCGTCGATTCCCACTGGTGGACATATTTCACATGGAAAAAAGGAACACTCAGGAACGGCTGGCTTGGTTCATGGATTAACAATAGAACACTTTCCATTTTCAAAAGAAAACATGACCATCGATGTTGAGCTGACCAAGAAAAAAATAGATACAATGATTTCCGAAGGAAAAGGACCGAAAATAGCGATGTTTGGTGGGAGTCTTTTTTTGTTCCCCCATCCTGTGAAGGAATTATCAGAATTCTTGCATGAACGTAATGTGTATATAAATTACGATGGAGCCCACGTAGCAGGTCTAATCGCGGGGGGACAATTTCAAGACCCTTTACGAGAAGGCGTTGATTCAATGACTATGAGTTCGCACAAGACACTATGGGGACCCCAAGGGGGCATCATAGTATCGGTTGAAAAGTATTCGGATCCTATAAAGAAGGCTATTTTTCCTGGAAATACAAGTAGTCATCACTTACATCATGTTGCGGGCAAAGCAGTAGCATTAGCTGAATCACTAGAATTTGGAGAAGAATATGCTAAACAAGTCATCAAGAATGCAAAAATGCTTGCCTACTCCCTTGCAAATCATGGATTCAATGTTTTAGGGGAAAAGCGAGGTTATACCGAATCACATCAGCTTGCTGTCGATGTCTCAAACTATGGTGATGGCGGAACTATAGAAAAGGATCTGGAAAAATGTAATATAATCTTAAACAGACAATTGCTTCCTGGAGACATAAAAGAGGGAAGAAATTATTTTCATCCCAGTGGCGTTAGAATAGGAGTTCCCGAAGTAACCAGACTAGGAATGAAGGAAGACGAAATGCAAGAAATAGCAACCTTTATTAAGAAAGTTGTAATAGACAAGCAAGATATTCCTAAAGTTTTGCAAAATGTAACAGAGTTTAAAAAGAATTTTCAAAAGGTACATTATGCTTTTGATAATGAAACCTCTGCGTACCAATATATTCAATTGGTGAATAAGAAAGAATAA
- a CDS encoding DUF5679 domain-containing protein yields the protein MEGYCVKCKAKREMKDEKEVTMKNGRPATQGICTVCNTKMFKIGGSKKSK from the coding sequence ATGGAAGGATATTGTGTTAAATGCAAAGCAAAAAGAGAAATGAAAGATGAAAAAGAGGTAACCATGAAAAATGGAAGACCTGCTACTCAAGGTATATGTACAGTGTGTAATACGAAAATGTTCAAGATAGGAGGAAGTAAAAAATCAAAATAA
- a CDS encoding deoxycytidylate deaminase, producing MDGLDREFERPDWDVYFMIQAFLAKLRSNCLTRQIGAVIVKDNRQISTGYNGTPSGFQNCFEGGCRRCTDRIKGIVKSGESLERCICVHAEANAIMQCVMFGNAGSTKNATLYSTLAPCIECSKMAITVGINRVVILSKYDEDGTEILRHGNVQILEMNPAKLQLWISKLFG from the coding sequence ATGGATGGATTGGACAGGGAATTTGAAAGACCCGATTGGGACGTTTACTTTATGATACAAGCTTTTTTGGCAAAGCTACGATCCAACTGTCTCACCAGGCAAATCGGAGCTGTAATAGTTAAAGATAATAGACAAATATCAACTGGTTACAACGGTACTCCATCTGGATTTCAAAATTGCTTTGAAGGTGGATGCAGAAGATGTACAGATAGGATTAAAGGTATTGTTAAATCGGGTGAATCTTTAGAGAGATGTATTTGCGTTCATGCTGAGGCCAACGCAATAATGCAATGTGTTATGTTTGGAAATGCTGGCAGTACCAAAAATGCTACTTTATACTCTACTCTTGCTCCATGCATAGAATGTAGTAAGATGGCGATTACGGTAGGGATCAATAGAGTGGTTATTTTGTCTAAATATGACGAGGACGGAACCGAGATCCTAAGGCATGGAAATGTACAAATACTGGAAATGAACCCAGCTAAATTGCAACTTTGGATCTCAAAGCTATTTGGATGA
- a CDS encoding methane monooxygenase/ammonia monooxygenase subunit C: MAQMPALIPKEVEIQRLKKIYLMVIMLGSIAASVEVDNFVDGSLHQTAIRDSAFTPAHWWLYSHFIALPLGWGFVAMYDRRVPALRGPNNSMNTGLKITIIGYLATMFTIGINEMWHFWFVEEIFSVPNHWMFNMGVVVAFMGALAYVVRVYARLVELGAETPARNPYVAEMYKLALEGKLYSRSVP, translated from the coding sequence ATGGCACAAATGCCTGCATTAATTCCAAAGGAAGTAGAAATCCAGAGGCTAAAAAAGATCTATTTAATGGTCATTATGCTAGGGTCTATTGCTGCATCAGTAGAAGTAGACAACTTTGTTGACGGATCATTGCATCAAACAGCCATCAGAGACAGTGCATTTACACCAGCTCATTGGTGGTTATACAGTCACTTTATTGCACTCCCACTAGGTTGGGGATTTGTTGCAATGTATGACAGGAGAGTACCAGCTTTAAGAGGGCCAAACAATTCAATGAATACGGGTCTAAAGATAACCATTATCGGTTATTTAGCTACCATGTTCACCATTGGTATCAATGAAATGTGGCACTTTTGGTTTGTTGAAGAAATATTTTCAGTACCTAACCACTGGATGTTTAACATGGGTGTAGTAGTAGCTTTCATGGGTGCTTTGGCCTATGTAGTTAGAGTATACGCACGTTTGGTGGAACTTGGCGCCGAAACTCCTGCAAGGAACCCCTATGTAGCAGAAATGTACAAACTAGCATTAGAAGGAAAACTCTACAGCAGATCAGTTCCATAA
- a CDS encoding HAD family hydrolase, whose amino-acid sequence MRPFIFFDLGQTLIDEWSYVTYFDKLLFQTLNDYGARIDQRNYYALRNDLVRNRKFGSSGFLEIISLMVRLILPRGYDSVIFDDLKTDLLENKRKLVKLFSQANYLIPLLSKKYSLGIISNNSSGSANLLVLNGLDKHFKIVCLAEDIGSRKPNHEIFHKALLDSNSSIDNCIMVGDRLDIDILPANELGMKTIRTLDSLYKIQEPVNKKETPLFTISSLSELPKVLSRISS is encoded by the coding sequence GTGAGACCATTCATCTTCTTTGATCTTGGGCAAACTCTCATTGATGAATGGAGCTACGTTACTTATTTTGATAAACTATTATTCCAGACACTTAATGACTATGGGGCTAGGATAGATCAAAGAAACTATTATGCGTTGAGAAATGATTTAGTTCGAAACAGAAAATTTGGTTCATCAGGATTTCTTGAAATTATTTCTCTAATGGTACGTCTTATTCTTCCTAGGGGGTATGATTCTGTAATTTTCGATGATTTGAAGACAGATTTATTAGAAAATAAAAGAAAACTAGTCAAACTATTTAGTCAGGCTAACTACCTCATCCCATTATTATCCAAGAAATATTCATTAGGTATTATCAGCAACAATTCATCCGGCTCAGCCAATTTGTTGGTTCTAAATGGTCTAGATAAACATTTTAAAATAGTGTGTTTGGCAGAAGACATTGGATCTAGAAAGCCCAATCATGAAATATTTCATAAGGCGTTACTTGATTCTAATTCAAGTATCGACAATTGCATCATGGTTGGAGATAGATTGGATATCGATATTTTACCTGCCAATGAGCTGGGAATGAAGACCATAAGAACTTTGGACTCTTTATACAAAATTCAAGAGCCTGTAAACAAAAAGGAGACACCACTTTTCACTATATCTTCTCTATCTGAATTACCAAAAGTTTTGTCCCGTATTTCTTCTTAG
- a CDS encoding HIT family protein: MNSINKCVFCEIVNGNIKARKIYETEHSIAILDAFPLKDGHSLIISKSHKPKIQDLSLIENRDIFDALHLLTEKIEKSMNCSSSLIGIHNGRDAGQEIPHFHIHIIPIAESNEKISIHSLFSKRDTQGSDLDEQWRKISKEIQRN; this comes from the coding sequence ATGAATTCGATAAACAAGTGCGTGTTTTGTGAAATAGTTAATGGAAATATTAAAGCTAGAAAGATATATGAAACTGAACATTCAATAGCAATTTTAGACGCATTTCCCCTCAAGGATGGACATTCACTTATTATTTCCAAATCACATAAACCCAAAATTCAAGATTTGAGCTTGATAGAAAACAGGGACATTTTTGATGCATTACATTTATTGACCGAAAAAATAGAAAAATCAATGAACTGTAGTTCTTCACTAATAGGTATACATAATGGAAGAGATGCCGGACAAGAAATTCCTCATTTCCATATTCATATTATTCCAATTGCAGAATCAAATGAAAAGATTTCAATTCATTCTCTTTTTAGTAAACGAGATACTCAGGGGAGTGATTTAGATGAACAATGGAGAAAAATATCCAAAGAAATACAAAGAAACTAA
- a CDS encoding ArsR/SmtB family transcription factor, producing MGKTIVHERPLTTIVMNENIAKVLSDPHRLKILDFLYHKNLSTKDLFDLLKKAKFNIAMTTLRHHITILKKNDLISVYKTEEVKGTLVKYYKANVKMLAYENYPFVSIVRDNREIIDMLYPKFYKAIKKIMITEKNLMAAISSESKSRCRICKTFHYAEFLIFMILNMIITKVLRKLLKTRTRTNVQM from the coding sequence ATGGGAAAAACTATAGTTCATGAAAGACCATTGACTACAATTGTGATGAATGAAAATATTGCAAAAGTACTAAGCGATCCCCACAGACTAAAGATTTTAGATTTTCTTTATCATAAGAATCTCTCGACCAAGGATTTATTTGATTTATTAAAAAAAGCAAAATTTAACATCGCCATGACTACTCTGAGACATCACATAACCATATTGAAAAAAAATGATTTGATAAGTGTTTATAAAACAGAAGAGGTTAAGGGAACCTTAGTAAAATATTATAAAGCTAATGTAAAGATGCTGGCTTATGAAAACTATCCATTTGTTTCGATCGTGAGAGATAACAGGGAAATTATTGATATGCTATATCCAAAATTCTATAAAGCCATCAAGAAAATCATGATAACTGAAAAAAATTTAATGGCTGCCATTTCATCCGAATCAAAATCAAGATGCCGAATTTGTAAGACTTTTCATTATGCCGAATTTTTGATTTTCATGATTCTGAATATGATCATAACGAAAGTTTTACGAAAGTTATTGAAAACTAGGACTAGGACCAATGTTCAGATGTAA
- a CDS encoding ABC transporter ATP-binding protein, giving the protein MPLLQVKNINKTFPIHRNIFHLLSSSNPARKAIDNVSFDLGQGEVLVIAGESGSGKTTLAKLIMGALIPDDGTISFEGNYIHSLKKRKALYSMIQMIHQDPYSSLNPNIKIKDIVMEPLKIHENNLSRNEKDEKVRLALRRTRLEPVEEILEKYPTMLSGGQRQRVSIARSIVKIPKLIIADEPVSMLDISVRAEILSLLNELRKTLNISIIYITHDLATSRFIGDKIGIMFAGSIIEYGEIDEVLHNPLHPYTWMLLDAVTFSTNESKFYKSFDGINLSELPLKGCKFYNRCKLSFTDCTNDLEQFDISKRHSVSCFYYRNQNINRNRNID; this is encoded by the coding sequence TTGCCTTTGCTTCAAGTCAAAAATATAAACAAAACTTTTCCAATTCATAGGAATATTTTCCACCTTTTATCTTCATCAAATCCAGCCAGAAAGGCAATTGATAATGTATCTTTTGATTTGGGACAGGGGGAAGTATTGGTTATAGCCGGCGAATCCGGTTCTGGAAAAACTACACTTGCTAAACTTATAATGGGTGCTTTAATCCCTGACGATGGTACTATATCCTTTGAAGGGAATTACATACACTCTCTAAAAAAAAGGAAGGCACTTTATTCGATGATCCAGATGATCCATCAGGATCCATATAGTTCCCTAAATCCCAACATCAAAATAAAAGACATAGTCATGGAGCCGCTAAAAATTCATGAGAACAATTTGAGTCGCAACGAAAAAGATGAGAAAGTGCGTCTTGCGCTACGTAGAACAAGACTTGAACCAGTTGAAGAAATTTTAGAGAAATATCCAACCATGCTTTCAGGTGGTCAAAGGCAACGTGTTTCAATTGCAAGATCTATTGTAAAAATCCCAAAATTAATAATAGCAGATGAACCTGTTTCGATGTTAGACATTTCTGTTAGAGCTGAAATCTTATCATTATTAAATGAGCTAAGGAAGACTCTGAATATTTCCATTATCTATATCACACATGATTTGGCAACCTCACGATTTATCGGTGATAAGATTGGGATTATGTTTGCTGGAAGCATCATCGAATATGGGGAAATTGATGAAGTATTACATAATCCGCTTCATCCGTATACTTGGATGTTGCTGGATGCGGTTACTTTTTCAACCAATGAATCTAAATTCTATAAGAGCTTCGATGGAATAAATTTATCTGAATTACCGTTAAAAGGATGTAAATTTTATAATAGGTGTAAGTTATCTTTTACGGATTGTACTAATGATTTAGAACAATTTGATATTAGTAAGCGACACTCTGTTTCTTGTTTTTATTATAGAAACCAGAACATAAATCGTAATCGTAATATCGATTAG
- a CDS encoding chromosome segregation SMC family protein, translating into MVYIKKLDVFGFKSFGSKNISLNFQKGLIAVTGPNGSGKSNILDAIIFALGENSPKALRVDKFHSLFHDSSSNNAHKIVKVSVTFDNEDRGIPIDDNLVTITREMSGANTGESQYYLNKKRVSRNNILELLEIVVASPNKLNIVQQGMITRISELNSEERRKIIEDIVGLSYFDEKKDQAYKQLEESDRRLEIALAKMDEVRNRIDELEEERNDQHRYMQIESEINRLKAIKLSGSINNLTRKISEFNEEQKTKEIKSQEVSKKLEDITTQIENISQEKKLFLVQANSASSERTKNEKRLSTVAYEYERNRATIKEAEHYFDQLHQKEKTNEIEQKTFREKEIELNNQLIDIESKIKIDEENQNELRNKKSEITKEIDEINKINSGEITYKNFLTDRINKLIPIKGKIEIAIARFEENIKNYSEKIKENDSQIHKFLAKNQEIQSVIISSRSKINEIDTEISKMEAEKETIDNKFFKDTTETNISKRVIENAEKVIVKYEEKINLAKNSLTEDYSIATLLKDFKNLDVIGYVFNLITWNEKYQKAVVASGNEWMKAVIVKDIKSMITLAEFSKNKGIHFLKIIPLELLSGEKIKDIEDNPSILGVLSDFVSSKVKHLPEFLFGNTILTKNPLTAYLLSNNGFKAVSTSGEIFFPNLSLMQFDYGSKIADVTKDLLLSDSIENLRTNIEKLQELTRIRITELDMINKERTSLREKLDTFALEKSNIVKNIDELENLLSANIKNMNILYAINKEHSTHLDDLFSNFNYSKRRFKIITNTNIRMNNEMKNTDERIDMQRIMKIEGDERKIVGELDIINTRLNQLKLTHSMVKNNIENTTRAHNKSIQEEDQIKIDKIERNRILEKALSDGKDVESELRTLREKEDEIIQATSTTYSRLQEYETEIKKLTELEKKLDKESNQLEKDIGFLRKDILDLEYQKMNQTNDLARLGHKTLLESFDVDNLYRELKEEYENVRDKVNFRADETYLEIIEGYRGLSDKRNHLEEERNSIVNFIEEIGKEKENLFTDAFKKVDDDIRRTFSDITGGNAYLELEDPDNIFSGGILLMVQFPNKPARESTSLSGGEKTMAAIVFLLALQSLKPSPFYLMDEVDAHLDAQNTERLSKILLLRSVNNQIIMVTLKDSTVAKSDLIFGVYPKNGISQVVKYNHPSKVKLEVE; encoded by the coding sequence TTCATGATAGTAGTTCAAATAATGCTCATAAAATAGTTAAGGTCAGTGTAACTTTTGATAATGAAGATAGAGGAATTCCCATTGATGACAATCTTGTTACCATAACAAGAGAAATGTCCGGAGCCAACACTGGAGAAAGTCAATACTATTTGAATAAAAAGAGAGTATCGAGAAATAACATCTTGGAACTATTGGAGATAGTGGTCGCATCTCCTAATAAATTGAATATAGTCCAGCAGGGGATGATTACTAGAATATCAGAACTGAATTCAGAAGAAAGGAGAAAAATAATTGAAGATATAGTAGGACTCTCTTATTTTGATGAAAAAAAAGATCAGGCCTATAAACAGCTAGAGGAATCAGACAGAAGGCTTGAAATAGCATTGGCTAAAATGGACGAAGTAAGGAACAGGATTGATGAGTTAGAAGAAGAGAGAAATGATCAACATAGATATATGCAAATAGAATCAGAAATTAACCGGCTAAAAGCCATAAAACTGTCCGGAAGTATAAACAATCTAACTAGAAAAATATCAGAATTCAATGAAGAGCAAAAAACTAAGGAAATTAAAAGTCAAGAGGTTTCAAAAAAACTAGAAGATATAACCACTCAAATCGAAAACATCAGCCAAGAGAAAAAGCTATTTTTGGTTCAGGCCAATTCTGCAAGCAGTGAGAGAACAAAAAATGAGAAAAGACTATCAACGGTAGCTTATGAATACGAAAGAAATAGAGCTACAATAAAAGAGGCAGAACACTATTTTGACCAATTACATCAAAAGGAGAAAACCAACGAGATCGAGCAAAAAACTTTTAGAGAAAAAGAGATTGAATTAAACAATCAATTAATAGATATTGAATCAAAGATCAAGATAGATGAGGAAAACCAAAATGAGTTGAGAAACAAGAAATCTGAGATAACAAAAGAAATAGATGAAATTAACAAGATAAATTCAGGCGAGATAACGTACAAGAATTTCTTGACAGATAGAATAAATAAATTAATTCCCATAAAAGGAAAAATTGAAATAGCCATAGCCAGATTTGAAGAAAATATCAAAAATTATTCCGAAAAGATAAAAGAAAATGACTCACAAATCCACAAGTTCCTTGCAAAGAATCAGGAAATTCAAAGTGTTATTATCAGTTCAAGATCAAAGATTAATGAGATCGATACTGAAATAAGTAAGATGGAAGCCGAGAAAGAAACAATTGATAATAAATTTTTCAAGGACACTACCGAAACTAATATCTCAAAAAGAGTAATAGAAAATGCAGAAAAAGTGATCGTCAAATATGAAGAGAAAATAAACCTTGCAAAGAATAGTTTAACTGAGGACTATTCAATTGCGACCTTATTAAAAGACTTTAAGAATTTAGATGTAATAGGATACGTATTTAATTTAATAACATGGAATGAGAAATATCAAAAAGCTGTAGTAGCATCCGGAAATGAATGGATGAAAGCGGTAATTGTAAAAGACATCAAAAGTATGATTACACTTGCAGAATTCTCAAAAAATAAGGGTATACATTTTCTTAAGATAATTCCATTAGAATTACTTAGTGGGGAAAAGATAAAAGACATTGAAGACAATCCATCTATTTTGGGAGTTCTCTCAGATTTTGTCTCAAGCAAAGTAAAACACTTACCTGAATTTTTATTTGGAAACACGATTCTTACGAAGAATCCGTTGACAGCATATTTATTATCCAATAATGGTTTCAAAGCTGTATCAACGAGTGGAGAAATTTTTTTTCCTAACTTGTCGTTAATGCAATTTGATTATGGATCTAAAATTGCAGATGTTACCAAGGATTTACTTCTTTCTGACTCTATTGAAAATTTAAGAACCAATATAGAAAAATTACAAGAATTGACAAGGATAAGAATTACGGAACTTGATATGATAAATAAGGAGAGGACATCTTTGAGAGAAAAACTGGATACATTTGCTCTAGAAAAGTCCAATATCGTAAAAAACATTGATGAGTTAGAAAATCTTTTATCTGCAAATATTAAAAATATGAATATACTATATGCTATAAACAAGGAACATAGTACACATTTGGACGATCTTTTTAGCAATTTTAACTACTCTAAAAGGAGGTTCAAAATTATTACTAATACCAATATCAGAATGAATAATGAAATGAAAAATACGGATGAAAGAATTGACATGCAAAGGATAATGAAAATTGAAGGAGATGAACGCAAAATTGTTGGTGAACTAGATATCATAAACACCCGACTAAATCAATTGAAATTAACACATTCGATGGTAAAGAATAATATAGAAAATACTACTCGAGCACATAATAAATCCATACAAGAAGAGGATCAAATCAAGATAGATAAGATCGAGAGAAATAGGATTCTAGAAAAAGCCTTATCAGATGGCAAAGATGTAGAATCAGAATTAAGAACTCTGAGGGAAAAGGAAGATGAAATAATTCAAGCAACGAGTACCACTTACTCAAGATTACAAGAGTATGAAACTGAGATCAAGAAGTTAACCGAACTCGAAAAAAAGCTTGACAAAGAATCAAATCAATTAGAAAAAGATATTGGATTTTTGAGAAAAGATATTCTGGATCTGGAGTATCAAAAAATGAATCAAACTAACGATCTTGCGAGATTAGGTCACAAAACCTTATTGGAGAGTTTTGATGTAGATAACTTATATCGCGAACTAAAAGAAGAGTACGAAAATGTAAGAGATAAAGTAAATTTTAGAGCAGATGAAACTTATTTAGAAATAATAGAAGGATACAGAGGTTTATCAGATAAAAGAAACCATCTTGAAGAAGAAAGAAATTCAATTGTGAATTTCATTGAAGAAATAGGTAAAGAAAAAGAAAATCTATTTACTGATGCTTTTAAGAAGGTTGATGATGATATTAGAAGAACATTCTCCGATATTACTGGAGGTAATGCCTATTTGGAATTGGAGGATCCTGATAACATTTTTTCTGGCGGGATCTTATTAATGGTACAGTTTCCTAATAAACCTGCTAGGGAATCCACATCCTTGTCCGGAGGTGAAAAAACAATGGCTGCAATAGTATTCCTCCTGGCATTACAATCGCTAAAACCGTCTCCATTTTATTTAATGGACGAGGTAGACGCCCATCTTGATGCTCAAAACACTGAAAGGCTATCAAAAATACTACTGCTTAGATCTGTCAATAATCAAATTATAATGGTAACACTCAAAGATTCCACAGTAGCAAAATCAGATTTAATATTTGGGGTTTATCCAAAGAATGGAATATCTCAAGTGGTAAAGTACAATCATCCAAGCAAAGTCAAATTAGAAGTAGAATGA